The region AAGACATATAAGGAGGAAACGAGAATGCCTATGATTAAGGTCGCACATATCGTCACGAACAGAAGCTTCGAGTTCGTCGCCTCTCGAAACCCATTACAAAAAGTTTTATTCATTACGAAACCCATTTccaatctcttcttcttcctcaaatCTCCATCACAAAAGAGTTTTCTTCTTGACAGAATTTGTTTTTGTCAACATTCTTGACGGAATTTATTTTGGGGTTTTGTCATCATCATCTTATATGATCGTTAGGTGATATGAAAATCAAATGGAAAAGATGTGTTTTGGAGAGAAGGTgcgaatgatgaggacatagtgaagaggagagaagaaggtTTGCTCAAGTTGATGCCACAACGGTTTGTTTTGGTTGATGCCCCCTGCCTTGATGTTCTTGATTCAATTTATCGGTTAAGAGAATAAGATGTTTGCGTCAAGAGAAAAGTGAGAAAGTTTTgatccaaaagaaaaagagagagagtaatTTTTGAGTTGAGAGAAGAATAAAATGGACAAACAACACTAGAAATGTGCCTCTCAAGTGGAATGTGGCTTTGGATGAAATTAATGAGTCAAAAAGTGtctaattttttcttatattaacGTAAGGAGATAAGTAAATATTTTGCTGTAGGTCTTAAAATTTCTCTCCATTATGTTAATATACAGAGATATTATAAAGTTTTTCTAAACCTTATAATCTGGTTAGTCTTAAGTCTTAACCAATAAAATAAACTCATGAGAAATCTATCAAATGTTTACATACGATTTTAGGTCCATTGTAGACTAGTAAGGAGActttattatagaataaaaaaaactatcgaTATAACAATTAACATGCCGTACATCAAGCTGACTCATCTTGGTCCAATAAATTCTTTTGAGAAATGTTAAATTGACTGATCACCCgatataaaaggaaaaataagataaaatggAAGCTGGGTCTGAAATCATTCTTTTTCTATCTTTAATGAACTGTGAacttcgtgacaaaaaaaaagaattgtgaacaaaaaaatttgtttgcatGTTACCTGATGTAAATCAACAAACACTTGTAATTGGACGTCTGGTTGTAATGTTGAGTGGTTACAGCCTTACAGGTAAACCATATATGTTAACTCAAGCTTTTACTAACAGTTGTAATGGGCCGTAAAGGACTCATTCGGCCCAGTTCATTCTACTTAAAACAACTCCTTTCCCCGTACATTTTTCTATTGTTTATAGAATCTCTTCAAATTAGCAAATAGTCACATTTGGTATTTTGTATTCGATAGTTATATGTGATATCCCTATTTTTATTCATTCATACAAGTTGCCAGTCATCATTTTATATGTTAACACAATCAAAGGCAATCaatctgaaaaagaaaatatctttttatctaacgaaaatgtttcatttaatctgaaatgtactttcttttatcaaaaacgaaacaaaaaattaaatgtaattacgaaaataatttttttctcacttttaacatcaaaattttgattctgtttttttttggtcaacattataatttatttgatttaaagtGGCTTAAATGCCTTTAGACCAGAAGCAAACCCGTTGACCAGCTCCACAATCTCACACGTTTCTTCCTAAACCGGTTCTAGTTTTCCGGTTTACTCATCCAAGCGCAATTAATAAATCATCCTTCTTGTCTTCTTTTATATTGGTCGGTCTTGTTTTCCGGTTTTGTTAAGATCTAcgaaaggaagaagaagaagatggagagcaGACAAGCGACGAGGATCTCAAAGATCAATGTCTTTGTATTGGTCGGTCTGATACTATTGAATTCAATCAATCAAATCTCCTCGCTCTCCGTTACGGTCGAGGAAGATGAATGCGTCCAAGAGTACGTCCTCTACGAAGGAGACACCGTCTCTGGAAACTTCGTCGTCGTGGACCATGATGTCTTCTGGGGACCGGATCATACCGGTATTGATTTCTCGGTGAGATAGACATTCTTCTGATCTTATCTGAGGTTTTCTTGATTGATCGGAATCAATGTTgtgtaatttaattttgattgattgatttttgGATAGGTGACGTCACCAGCTGGGAACATTGTACAGACGTTGAAGGGGACATCAGGAGATAAGTTTGAGTTCAAGGCACCGAGAAGTGGGATGTACAAGTTTTGTTTCCACAACCCTTACTCTGCTCCTGAGACTGTCTCCTTCTACATTCACGTTGGTCATATCCCTAATGAGCATGACTTAGCCAAAGACGGTTTGGTTCCAATTTATATTTAAGCATTTGATTTGCTTGTGTGTGTTAGCTTCTGGTCCTTATTGCTATGTTCTTCTGTTTTTCCTTTAGAACACTTGGACCCGGTGAATGTTAAGATAGCTGAGCTGAGAGAGTCTTTGGAATCTGTTGTTGCTGAGCAGAAGTATCTTAAAGCACGTGATACCCGTCACCGTCATAGTGAGTTTTTAAGAAGAATCATGTTTCTCAATTTATAGAGTCTATAGACTTTGAATGCTCTTGTTTGAACCCTAAAAGATACAAGCCTTTAGGGGCGttgaataactaaaaaaaagtaTGGAGTCTTTACTGTTCTAACATTTCTCTTTGGTGCAGCTAATGAGAGCACGAGAAAGCGAGTGATATTCTACACAGTAGGAGAGTACATTTTCCTAGCAGCAGCAAGTGGTCTTCAGATTCTCTACATCCGTAAGCTCTTCAGCAAGTCTGTTGCGTACAACAGAGTTTGAACATAGTTGAAACCCCCCGACATCGTTttgtctccttttttttttaatgttctgAATTGGTAACACACCATCTTTTGAAATTGTTAGTTAATTAAGACCTTAACATCGAAaggtttatttatgttttaacaaAGGAGAACTTGATATGCTTACATTCTGATTCATTTGATCATCATTAACTTGTTTATTGCATTAGCGCTCGCCACAACCCGTTTTCGCTTTACAGAACAAGCTATTTAATTTACCCGTCTGGGTGAAGATAAGATCATTTTAAAGTAAAACCATTTCCATATGAGCGGTCTTGTTATCAAGAATTCTCATAGTCAAAACTAGGCTACTCTGTTTCGGTGTTTTGGGAAGTACGACACCACCACGTAATGCCTAGAGTCGGTAGCGTTCATAACTGGTCTCAACAAATCTGAGAGGCTAAATATGATTTTAGCTGTGAGTTGTTTTCACTGAAACTCCTCTTTTGTTGGACGCTCTGGTGTGTTTCACAGATCTTTGATTGCATCGTTTCACTTCTTTTTTTCATGATTATCTCTCACTAGAGCAATTCTTAGGACTTACTGGCTCTCTATTATTGCTTTGCAGCATGTATTGGGTAATAAGTAGCTAATAATAAACTTCTGCTTCAGTCCATACATATGACGGTCAAGATTAATAGTATAAGAACTTCCCAGGAAAAGTCATGCTATGCTGGTAAAAGCGTAAAAGAAATAAACGGTAAAAACAGTCATAATACGTGTAATAAGACATAAAGAGCTCTCCTCTAGGCTGGCTCTAGTCCTTGGCATCTGCAACGCCTCCTGGTGTAATCTGGAAAATGTGATTCTTTTGTTAAGGAGAAAAGGAGTCATGCATTGGCGCGTCAAACAGACACGTTGCTCTCCTTCCTGAAACTGAGCCTGATGGTCACCGCGTGACCTAGAACATGCCCACCTGTTAGCTTCTATGGATCTGATATGAACATTCCACCCCTGGAAAATGTGATTCTTTAGACAGCAACATTGAATTCCTCTgcgatttttttattatctttgaTAGCATATGAGCTAGTTTTTTGCTGTAACACATAAACTAACCTTTTTGAGAAAAGCCAGATTTTGTTAGTGAAGTAATAATGTGTGGAAGTCAAAGGTAACCTGGGGGTCCACGAGTTCCCGTCTTCCAGTGAAATCCATTCTGAATAAAGCAATGATTGAGTCAACAATCTAGAAACAACTGTAAGCTCTGCTAAACGAGCTGCACTTCCGATCTATTATCCGAGAAtcgaaggaaaaaaaaatcaaacaaaaatttattcaaaatttcagATACACGaaatcaaaacaaagaagatttaATTTCAGGATatagtagagagagagagagagagagggagagatcaCTTACTTGAGAGCAGAAAGCACTTTCGCTCTAGGCTTGAGACGATGGAGAAAGAGATGAGTCGGAATTCCGTTgagttttgaatgttttttttaaagtccggattctgtttttgttttcatcaCTGTTTTCTAAAAGGTGACGGGTACGATTAGAGAGACTAACAACTTTTATCGATGATTAAAGCTTGTTTGAAAATATCTACCGGCGAACGTTAATTCATTTATTGACCATATTTTCCAAATAATTCAGAGTTAAAGCCCAAATCATTGCCCTTTGACAATTGGACATTCTTTAAGCAAATTCATTCCAGGCCCGatacaataaattattattttttccgaATTTTTGAAACggcctcttcttttttttctggcaATCGGCCTCTTCTTTGTTTTGGCAACGGCCCCTTTTATTACCAATTTCTTTCGGCCTTTTTCAgttagtaaataattttttcagtTATATGATCATAGTTCTACTTCTAGCTAAATTGGACAAACTTGAGATTCATATATGCCAAAAGTAAAGTAAAACTCTGAATGTTTGGGAATTAGCTAGAATTCTATATTTTCTACTTTGAAGGAAAAATATTATCGAACAATTAAATAACTTGCTTTTTTGAATGAAATGTTATatttaactaggtgttttgcccgcagttgcgggcttaatagttttacaaattactaaataaatatattatcaattcgagaatcattataataaattattttcatgcctttgctatatttaataattaattaaatattaattttatatacaataaagtttattttaataaaaaatatttattatgtaaaatttttgaaaatattcatatattcataaaactatatacatggatttatatttattttaaaaatattttgatgtaaaatattattggatcacataatatatagttttgtagataatgatgagaatcaaattaatgaaattcatttaaaatttgtgagtaattctatattaacaaatctaatctaattatgtattaaggataatgaagattttaaacgctataacttttaacgtgagagaaagaaaattgctttgaatatagtagtataaactaaatgttctcttttcaattatataaaattgataaaaaaaatttgattaatctttagttatgtgttttctgtttattttagttttaaatttattattaaaaaataatttcagataacaacacaatatttatgtgtatatatcatattttatttttaaaatatatattaggtttcagataattcttattattattattattattattattagtattattattattattattattaatcatttaaattcgtttttattttggagttaatttatataatttttttgattaatctttagttatgtattttctgtttattttagttttaaatttattattaaaaaataatttcagataacaacacaatatatatgtgtatatatcatattttatttttaaaatatatattaggtttcagattaatatatatttaaaatcaaattaatgaaattcatttaaaatttgtgagtaattctatattaacaaatctaatctaattatgtattaaggataatgaagattttaaacgttataacttttaacgtgagagaaagaaaattgctttgaatatagtattataaactaaatgttctcttttcaattatataaaattgataaaaaaaattgattaatctttagttatgtgttttctgtttattttagttttaaatttatttattaaaaaataatttcagataacaacacaatatatatgtgtatatatcatattttattttttaaaatatatattaggtttcagataattcttattattattattattattattattattattattattattattattattattattattattattactattattattattattattattattaatcatttaaattcgtttttattttggagttagtttatataattttttttgattaatctttaattgtgtattttctgtttattttagttttaaatttattattaaaaaataatttcagataacaacacaatatatatgtgtatatatcatattttatttttaaaaatatattaggtttcagataattcttattattattattactattattattattattattaatcatttaaattcgtttttattttggagttaatttacatattttattcattaagggtataaacgatattaaccactctaacttttaacgtgagagctcgaatccaaaattttacttcgcaaataatagtatagatagattcaaagaaaaaacatattgtTACAGCAGTTGctactttattttttacttttttcaaataaagaaaaaaaaatctaatttaaattCCTACAAAAGCTATCTAGACTTGAAAGGCTCTGTCCAATCTTCTATCTTGAGTCTTTAGAAACATAACTCTGTACTTGATCAGCTTATTGATTGTTCTAAAGAGGTTCTCTAGAGGCCGAGGGTTATCCTCCATGTTTTCTTGAATTTCTTTCTCACCAAACCATATACACTGCCGACTGAAAAACATAACGAAATAGGAAGTTTTAACTCCCGAAAGTTTTAGCTGAGACATAAAAACCAGAATGGCATTCCACTCCTCCGTATAGTTGTTCCCCATGATCTCACTTATCAACTTATGCCATAAGAGTGAAACGTAACTACActcaaagaaaaaatgatttcgAGTCTCCAAATATTGATTACAGAACACACAGTTACCATCAATACTTGTAATCGAGTCTCCTGTGGTAAGACGGTTACATATAGCAAGCCATGTGCAGAATCTAAATTTTGGAGTGGCATGACCGAACCAAATTCCGTGCCAAGACACCTTTTCGCCTGTGGCTAGGTGGTTCCATGTAGAACTGAGGTTTATAAACATCATGTTTCCCTCTCCAAAGTACCACGTCCTCTGCAACCCCTCCTTCTAGCGTACATATTCAACCTTACTCTCATAATATACTCTGGAAGAACAATTGGTATAGATGTCCCTGGTTAACTTCAACACCTAGAAAATTCAAAGCTTCCTCTTGCTTTTTTGCCAAATAaataagagaattttttttagatatttctttagtttatttttataaaaatagattttaaagaagaaaatgactaaaatagtttttttaaggGTAAATATTATATCCAAAGATTAACTAATCTAGACTTAGGGTTAGAGTTAATGAGTAGTGTTTTGAGGATagagtttcaaattttttaaaataaaaaataaatattaaaattttcataataaaaagaGGTTATTtatgtcattttatttttaagtgttattttgtgacaaaaacttaaaagtgttatttgagagaattgcctAATAAATAACTTTGCTTTCGTTAAATATGATCTATATGTATGCATATTACTATGATCATATCTTCTTTTGACTCAATTTTGTGgttatattaaaatgaaattatataaGCTCTACATTGTAACCGTACATGTGAAATGTGGTTGGCTAGATACATACAGAATAGGGTCGATTGAAAGAGCACATGGACACTCAACGAATCTCTCGAATCAAAAGAAGTGGATTACAAAAGAACCATTTATATATAAACTCTTTCATAaaataatactttatatatgatatatttatgtacaaattatttttctctttcaCTTAGCATATGACATGCAATTCCTTTATATACCTCCATCCTTTGCTATgacttcaaaaaaaattaacttttcttaAGAATTCTACCGTCTGATTAGAGAGTATACGATTTGGCTATGCACacatgaagatttttttttgctaaggaCACACATGAAGATTTGACATGGGctaatatacaaattaatacGCGATATATCAAGGCATGAGAATTGTATGGTGCTTTTGGTTTGGAAAGATTAgtcaaattagggtttataaaTTTGCCAGAGTGCCTGCCCAAAGCACACAATCTATCCACAGTACATTTCACAATGTCAAAGTATCTCGATGTAATACCATAtagtaaaagaaaacaaaataagatgaccaaaaataaataaaataaaggagAAGTTTGCATTTTATGGGTGTGAATCTATAAATGGGATGTTTCCTTCTCAGTAAACACTAGCTTTTTTCTTATTAGAAAAACAGAAGGGGACCATTTTCATGTTGCATCCCCTATTACACAGACTCAGCCCCACTTGCAAATTCACTAACCCCGCAACGACTCACCAAACGTCGTGTTTTAGTAAACGTCATGTTCTACGTACGTGCACAGTTACAAAGACACCAATGTGTATAATATACCCAAGGTCCTAGGCTCCTAGTTAGCTACAACTCTTAGGCTACCAATACCGGAGCCATCATCATCAATTTATCACCGACATCGATTCATCATCACAAATTCACAATATCTGTATGTCTCTCTCATCCAATTTACGCAGCAGTCGCAGTATAGTAATGTGGGTGATACGTTTGTATAAAGCTGTTGGTTAAAgcatgcttcttcttttttaactcTTCCCATGTATTCtcttttacatatatatatatatatacggaaATTTATCACAGATCTGAATTTGCAACATATTTATTAGTTACATATATAGATGAACCGACGAAAAACTGTactatcattttatttttaatgacgaaaataagaataacatatattaatttgtGATGATTAGCTACGAAAGCCGGGATGTGTGTGTTCTTCATGGAAATCCAAACTTTTCAAAGAAGTTTGCAAACAATATACCCTCAAgtgtttttttctcaaaaaaaaaatataaactcaaaAGTCGCAATCCTTGAtagttttttctcaaaaaaaatcatattaacttttaaaagtaTGTTAATTTAGCCCTTTTCTATATATGATatgtaacaaaatattttacaacatACTTTGAACACAGACTGAAAATTTCCCCTCTTTTCAGGGCATATATACAACGTAATACCAAAATAATATCACAATTTGCTTCTAAAATGCATCCTTTGAAATTTTAGAATTATTCCATGCAACAGATGTCGATGAGACTTCGGGTGACTGGTTTCCCCGCTATCCAAAAACTCAGTTTGTGTGATCGGTAACAGTTGACAgtgtttcgaaacaatcatatAAACCGTTACAGATCATTCAAatcttttaaaatcaaaaatttgttCCATATAACGTTTGCGGTTGCAGAGGTTGTGGGTggataaacaaatataaaattaattttgaaaaatattttaaaattttaaaattaaaaaatgaaaatattataaataaaaatatatacacattttataataatttaaattaacaaacagtatcagaatatattttataaaaattaaactaactattcattagaattattttaaatttatatatatatatatataaagatatacatatgtattaagacgaaacaaaatattcttttaaaatttttaatataaatattcaaaagattattaaaattagaactttcaaataatttaaaaattaaataaataaaaataatattattttaatcatattatattaataattattatattttattacaatagtatgttttatatatattttaatgttataataatattgttaatttataattaaatcgCTGTAATTTCTCATAATCTACAAGTCATAAATATTCCGCAAACGCAACAGTTTTTAAACATTGTGTAGCAACAACCATCTCCATCCACATACTTTTACACCCGCAACCGCAAAAAGATTTCTTGCTTAATAAAAGTTTAAGAGAAAGAGATGTAATTATTATGATAATTCAACCGCtaaaactgcaaaaaaaaaattagcaaccATCGACAACAAGCTTAGTAGCTATAAAccataaaaatgtaaatagtttttatcaaaaaaagttGCGACTATGATTAACATAAAATCATCATAAATAGGTAATTTGATGCAAAGTACTGTAAttgaatacatattaaaataatatatttagtgGAAAGTTTCTGAattcataatttattaaaaattactaaCTTAAGAATAGTAGTTTGGTGGGTTTTAGTTTTAGTACTTTGTTTcgagagttattcttgggttcacccctacgGTGAAActaaaggttcaccaaccaattaCACTGTCTCATtttatatacagtttttttaaaataaacaagatatttagtatttacttttgaaattaaaaagatataaaataaactaaataataataatagttcgaaaagaagaaaattaatattattaacgcCGACTACACTAAACCCTATATCAtaaaccaaatcttaaaccctaaaatcttagGTAAcccctaaactcttggataaactCTACATCATTGAATAAACTTTAAACTCttgaataaatcataaacccatgccctaaacactaaaaactaaattataaatttttaggtaaatcataaattcttGGTTAAATCtaagggggtgtattcaactgagagtttcaggtgatttgtattaaaataacaaatccactgttattcaaacatgaattttaaaaactcatttaaaatccactgttattgaacttgacatttcgtaaagtactctgaaatccagtgttattgaaaatattttaagttgtgagattttaaagttttgaggtgattttagggtgtttgggtggagtttcttagttaaaaaaattaaaactcaaatctcattgttttaggtgatattatagagtagtttaacaaaaccCACCTAAATTTccgcaacttattaaaatcatctaaaactccattaaaaatcaaatcacatcaaatgttaaattgaatatatCCCCCtaaaatgatttgatttttaatgagtttttagatgattggAGGAGAATTAGAGGGTTTGGTGTggtttttgttaaaacactctgaaatctcatctaaaacagtgggatttgtatttttatttttataactaaagaaCT is a window of Raphanus sativus cultivar WK10039 unplaced genomic scaffold, ASM80110v3 Scaffold1353, whole genome shotgun sequence DNA encoding:
- the LOC130504087 gene encoding transmembrane emp24 domain-containing protein p24beta3-like; translation: MESRQATRISKINVFVLVGLILLNSINQISSLSVTVEEDECVQEYVLYEGDTVSGNFVVVDHDVFWGPDHTGIDFSVTSPAGNIVQTLKGTSGDKFEFKAPRSGMYKFCFHNPYSAPETVSFYIHVGHIPNEHDLAKDEHLDPVNVKIAELRESLESVVAEQKYLKARDTRHRHTNESTRKRVIFYTVGEYIFLAAASGLQILYIRKLFSKSVAYNRV